One stretch of Variovorax sp. 54 DNA includes these proteins:
- a CDS encoding Fur family transcriptional regulator yields the protein MKTPTPPLKTSPPRPAFDSEALLRGSGLRVTRAAQTVLELLEHGSQPLTHEEVAGAYTAATGEPPDRVTLYRVLDRLVEAGLCDRRVAADRVNRFARHVDTASGNTFECDQCHKVLALPSDPELPKVMGRLGKALRKQGIDTRHTALTLHGMCGDCAR from the coding sequence ATGAAGACCCCCACCCCGCCCCTGAAAACCTCGCCGCCCCGCCCCGCCTTCGACAGCGAGGCGCTGCTGCGCGGCAGCGGGCTGCGCGTGACGCGCGCCGCCCAGACCGTGCTCGAGTTGCTCGAACACGGCTCGCAGCCGCTGACCCACGAGGAAGTGGCCGGCGCCTACACCGCCGCCACGGGCGAGCCGCCCGACCGCGTCACGCTCTACCGCGTGCTCGACCGGCTGGTCGAAGCCGGCCTGTGCGACCGCCGCGTGGCCGCCGACCGGGTCAACCGCTTCGCACGGCACGTCGACACCGCCTCGGGCAACACCTTCGAATGCGACCAGTGCCACAAGGTGCTGGCGCTGCCCTCCGACCCCGAGCTGCCCAAGGTGATGGGCCGCCTCGGCAAGGCGCTGCGCAAACAGGGCATCGACACGCGGCACACGGCGCTCACGCTGCACGGCATGTGCGGCGACTGCGCGCGATAG
- a CDS encoding FMN-binding negative transcriptional regulator, with translation MYVSRHHRQPDLGASHALIDAHPLGAWVVPGTDGLVANHLPFLLDRSRGPFGTLLGHVSRANPVWRQLDAPAPSVVMFQGPQAYITPGWYPGKAEHGQVVPTWNYAVAHAHGIARAIDDEAWLLDLLARLTAANEAGQPVPWQTTDAPETFIRKLAHAVVGIEIPIDRLEGKLKASQDEALQDRQGTVQGLAAVGSENASAMARLVQQAMQSGSAGD, from the coding sequence GTGTACGTCTCCCGGCACCACCGCCAGCCCGACCTCGGCGCGAGCCACGCGCTGATCGACGCCCATCCGCTGGGCGCCTGGGTCGTGCCCGGCACCGACGGGCTGGTCGCCAACCACCTGCCCTTTCTGCTCGACCGCTCGCGCGGCCCGTTCGGCACACTGCTCGGCCACGTGTCGCGCGCGAACCCGGTGTGGCGCCAGCTCGATGCGCCGGCCCCCTCGGTCGTGATGTTCCAGGGGCCGCAGGCCTACATCACGCCTGGCTGGTACCCCGGCAAGGCCGAGCACGGCCAGGTGGTGCCGACCTGGAACTACGCCGTCGCGCATGCGCACGGCATCGCACGCGCCATCGACGACGAGGCCTGGCTGCTCGACCTGCTCGCGCGCCTCACCGCGGCGAACGAGGCCGGCCAGCCCGTGCCCTGGCAGACCACGGACGCGCCCGAGACCTTCATCCGCAAGCTGGCGCACGCCGTGGTGGGCATCGAGATCCCCATCGACCGCCTCGAAGGCAAGCTCAAGGCCAGCCAGGACGAGGCCCTGCAGGACCGTCAAGGCACCGTGCAGGGGCTGGCCGCCGTGGGCAGCGAGAACGCCTCGGCCATGGCGCGGCTGGTGCAGCAGGCGATGCAGTCCGGCAGCGCCGGCGACTGA
- the zigA gene encoding zinc metallochaperone GTPase ZigA translates to MADRLPVTVLSGFLGAGKTTLLNHILHNREGRRVAVIVNDMSEVNIDAALVREGGAALSRTDEKLIEMSNGCICCTLREDLLIEVKRLAKEGRFDQLVIESTGISEPLPVAETFTFAGEDGQSLADVARLDTMVTVVDAFNFLRDYGSAESLGQRGQSLGDEDTRTVVDLLIEQIEFCDVLVVNKTDLVTAEERERLMAILRSLNPRARIEESEFGRVALDRVLDTGLFDFDQAEQAPGWLAELRGEHVPESEAYGIRSFVYRSRLPFHPKRFWDLVQSEWEGVVRSKGFFWLASRPTRAGTWSQAGGACRYGAAGLWWAAVPREHWPTDPDGLELIRKNWDDATGDARQELVLIGIGMDETALRARLDACLLTPNEMRFGASWWQNLPDPFPSWNA, encoded by the coding sequence ATGGCCGATCGCCTTCCCGTTACCGTGCTGTCCGGCTTCCTGGGCGCCGGCAAGACCACGCTGCTCAACCACATCCTGCACAACCGCGAGGGCCGCCGCGTGGCGGTGATCGTCAACGACATGAGCGAGGTCAACATCGACGCCGCGCTGGTGCGCGAGGGCGGCGCCGCCCTGTCGCGCACCGACGAGAAGCTCATCGAGATGAGCAACGGTTGCATCTGCTGCACGCTGCGCGAAGACCTGCTGATCGAGGTGAAGCGGCTCGCCAAGGAAGGGCGCTTCGACCAGCTCGTGATCGAGTCGACCGGCATCTCCGAGCCGCTGCCCGTGGCCGAAACCTTCACCTTCGCGGGCGAAGACGGCCAGAGCCTGGCCGACGTGGCGCGGCTGGACACCATGGTCACGGTGGTCGATGCCTTCAACTTCCTGCGCGACTACGGCTCGGCCGAAAGCCTGGGCCAGCGCGGCCAGTCGCTGGGCGACGAAGACACGCGCACGGTGGTCGACCTGCTGATCGAGCAGATCGAGTTCTGCGACGTGCTCGTGGTCAACAAGACCGACCTCGTGACGGCGGAAGAGCGAGAGCGGCTGATGGCGATCTTGCGCAGCCTCAACCCGCGTGCGCGCATCGAGGAGTCGGAGTTCGGCCGCGTCGCGCTCGACCGCGTGCTCGACACGGGCCTGTTCGATTTCGATCAGGCCGAGCAGGCGCCCGGCTGGCTGGCCGAACTGCGCGGCGAGCATGTGCCCGAGAGCGAGGCCTACGGCATTCGCAGCTTTGTGTACCGGTCGCGCCTGCCGTTCCATCCGAAGCGTTTCTGGGACCTGGTGCAGAGCGAGTGGGAGGGCGTGGTGCGCTCCAAGGGCTTCTTCTGGCTCGCGAGCCGCCCGACCCGCGCCGGCACGTGGTCGCAGGCCGGCGGTGCCTGCCGCTACGGCGCGGCGGGCCTGTGGTGGGCGGCCGTGCCGCGCGAACACTGGCCGACCGACCCCGATGGGCTCGAGCTGATCCGCAAGAACTGGGACGATGCCACCGGCGACGCGCGTCAGGAGCTGGTGCTGATCGGCATCGGCATGGACGAAACGGCACTGCGCGCGCGGCTCGACGCCTGCCTGCTCACGCCGAACGAAATGCGCTTCGGTGCTTCGTGGTGGCAGAACCTGCCCGATCCGTTTCCGTCGTGGAACGCGTAG
- a CDS encoding GNAT family N-acetyltransferase yields the protein MSLSALQLVWPSPEHLPGYIAALERGWSPNNLRAEAGREELALIRTDPDGFLAGQVDREAKGPPIALPTGGTVPRLPGYRRWLWDGEFCGSIQLRWQPGTNALPSYCLGHIGYGVVPWKSGRGYATAALRALLPDARAIGLDHVEITTSPDNLASQRVIRANGGVLVEEFITEPGLGGAPELRFRIDVRALS from the coding sequence ATGTCCCTTTCCGCACTGCAACTCGTCTGGCCGTCGCCCGAGCATCTTCCCGGCTACATCGCCGCGCTGGAGCGCGGCTGGTCGCCCAACAACCTGCGGGCCGAAGCCGGCCGCGAAGAGCTGGCGCTGATCCGCACCGACCCCGATGGCTTTCTCGCCGGCCAGGTTGATCGCGAAGCCAAGGGCCCGCCCATCGCGCTGCCCACCGGCGGCACCGTGCCGCGGCTGCCGGGCTACCGGCGCTGGCTGTGGGACGGCGAGTTCTGCGGCAGCATCCAGCTGCGCTGGCAGCCGGGCACCAACGCCCTGCCCTCTTACTGCCTCGGCCACATCGGCTACGGCGTGGTGCCGTGGAAAAGCGGTCGGGGCTACGCCACCGCCGCGCTGCGTGCGCTGCTGCCCGATGCACGCGCCATCGGCCTGGACCATGTCGAGATCACGACCAGCCCCGACAACCTCGCCTCGCAGCGCGTGATCCGCGCCAACGGCGGCGTGCTGGTCGAAGAGTTCATCACCGAGCCCGGGCTCGGCGGTGCGCCCGAGTTGCGCTTTCGCATCGACGTGCGCGCACTGTCGTAG
- a CDS encoding SDR family oxidoreductase, with product MTAAPSTPDAAHRPLAGRVAVVTGASRGAGRGIAQELGAAGATVYVTGRSTRARPADSYGQLLALSELAALPGTIDDTADEVTRLGGRGIAVACDHTKEDEVAALFARVEREQGRLDLLVNNAWGGHETFTGVFEAPFWEHPLSHWDSMFDRGVRNHLVASRCAAPFMVAHKQGLIVTTTFWDRGHYLRGNLFYDLAKASMTRLAFGIAQELQPHGVASVAVSPGWMRTEFVLAGHKTDEAHWQERPALARTESPRYLGRAVAALAGDAQVLDKTGQVLRVGDLARAYGFTDVDGRQVEPFEM from the coding sequence ATGACAGCAGCCCCCTCCACCCCTGACGCCGCTCACCGTCCGCTGGCGGGCCGCGTGGCCGTGGTGACCGGCGCCAGCCGCGGCGCGGGCCGTGGCATCGCGCAGGAACTGGGCGCGGCCGGCGCCACCGTGTACGTGACCGGGCGCAGCACCCGCGCGCGGCCGGCCGACAGCTACGGGCAGCTGCTCGCGCTGTCCGAGCTGGCTGCCTTGCCCGGCACCATCGACGACACCGCCGACGAGGTCACGCGGCTCGGCGGGCGCGGCATTGCCGTGGCCTGCGACCACACGAAGGAAGACGAGGTGGCGGCGCTGTTCGCGCGCGTCGAACGCGAGCAAGGCCGGCTCGACCTGCTCGTGAACAACGCCTGGGGCGGCCACGAAACCTTCACGGGTGTCTTCGAGGCGCCGTTCTGGGAGCACCCGCTGTCCCACTGGGATTCGATGTTCGACCGCGGCGTGCGCAACCACCTCGTGGCCAGCCGCTGCGCCGCGCCGTTCATGGTGGCGCACAAGCAGGGCCTGATCGTCACCACCACCTTCTGGGACCGCGGCCACTACCTGCGCGGCAACCTGTTCTACGACCTCGCCAAGGCGTCGATGACGCGGCTGGCCTTCGGCATCGCGCAGGAACTGCAGCCGCACGGCGTGGCCTCGGTGGCCGTATCGCCGGGCTGGATGCGCACCGAGTTCGTGCTCGCGGGCCACAAGACCGACGAGGCGCACTGGCAGGAACGCCCCGCGCTGGCACGCACCGAGTCGCCGCGCTACCTGGGCCGCGCCGTGGCCGCACTGGCGGGCGATGCGCAGGTGCTCGACAAGACCGGCCAGGTGCTGCGCGTGGGCGACCTCGCGCGTGCCTACGGCTTCACCGACGTCGACGGGCGGCAGGTCGAGCCGTTCGAGATGTAG
- a CDS encoding helix-turn-helix transcriptional regulator — MGERLFLRLHDDPLHGPESGVPDGTLHVLPIAPALQSHVSHLLMYRETFAPGHEMRERVLPDGAIRLVFNFGDAPSADDAPGQAVEAIGAFAAPAVVRMRDTVEGLSVALRPGAAAALLGVPAGEIAGRAVHLDELWGGEGTTLLARMAEARGDVARADLLQQALMKRLQKAGDSAPPAAAVHAARLIAAADGRQALREVAQAVGVGERRLQQLFHAHVGLSPRAWGRLARLHACLRALRLHSAPAWADMALDHGFYDQSHLVNEFRALCGVTPTEFLGRRVSVSSKTAG; from the coding sequence ATGGGCGAACGTCTTTTCCTCCGGCTCCACGACGACCCGCTGCACGGGCCGGAATCGGGCGTGCCCGACGGCACGCTGCACGTGTTGCCGATTGCGCCGGCCCTGCAGTCGCATGTCTCGCACCTGCTGATGTACCGCGAGACCTTCGCGCCCGGCCACGAGATGCGCGAGCGCGTGCTGCCCGACGGCGCGATCCGGCTGGTCTTCAACTTCGGTGACGCGCCTTCGGCCGACGACGCGCCCGGGCAGGCGGTCGAAGCCATCGGCGCGTTTGCCGCGCCGGCCGTGGTGCGGATGCGCGATACGGTGGAGGGCCTGTCGGTGGCGCTGCGCCCCGGTGCGGCGGCCGCGCTGCTCGGCGTGCCGGCCGGCGAGATCGCGGGCCGCGCGGTGCACCTCGACGAACTCTGGGGCGGGGAGGGCACGACGCTGCTCGCGCGCATGGCCGAAGCGCGCGGCGATGTCGCACGCGCCGACCTGCTGCAGCAGGCGCTGATGAAGCGGTTGCAGAAAGCCGGCGACAGCGCGCCACCGGCCGCTGCGGTGCATGCCGCGCGGCTCATCGCCGCCGCCGACGGGCGCCAGGCGCTGCGCGAGGTGGCGCAGGCGGTCGGCGTGGGCGAGCGCCGGCTGCAGCAGCTCTTTCATGCGCACGTCGGGCTGTCGCCGCGCGCCTGGGGCCGGCTCGCGCGGCTGCATGCCTGCCTGCGCGCGCTGCGCTTGCACAGCGCGCCGGCCTGGGCCGACATGGCGCTGGACCACGGGTTCTACGACCAGTCGCACCTCGTCAACGAGTTCCGCGCCCTGTGCGGCGTGACGCCCACCGAGTTCCTCGGGCGCAGGGTTTCGGTTTCTTCCAAGACGGCGGGCTGA
- a CDS encoding glutathione S-transferase — protein sequence MPDSALPVLYSFRRCPYAMRARLALVASEQRCVLREIELKRKPAEMLAASPKGTVPVLVLDGGAAVLEQSLDVMLWALRRHDPLRWLAPERGTLDDLLVLIAACDNDFKPLLDRYKYPARYPASEGSARDDGARFLQGLEDRLAMSAQLAGAHATLADAALMPFVRQFAMVDQVWFDPQPWPRLQAWLTGWTASELFTRVMTKYVPWQPGEPAADFPPA from the coding sequence ATGCCCGATTCCGCCCTCCCTGTGCTCTATTCGTTCCGCCGCTGTCCCTACGCGATGCGAGCCCGGCTCGCACTGGTGGCGAGCGAGCAGCGCTGCGTGCTGCGCGAGATCGAGCTGAAGCGCAAACCCGCCGAGATGCTCGCGGCCTCGCCCAAGGGCACTGTCCCCGTGCTGGTGCTCGACGGCGGCGCGGCGGTGCTGGAGCAGAGCCTGGACGTGATGCTGTGGGCGCTGCGCCGCCACGATCCGCTGCGCTGGCTGGCCCCGGAGCGCGGCACGCTCGATGACCTGCTCGTGCTGATCGCCGCCTGCGACAACGACTTCAAGCCGCTGCTCGACCGCTACAAATATCCGGCGCGCTACCCCGCATCGGAAGGCTCGGCACGCGACGACGGCGCGCGCTTCCTGCAAGGGCTTGAAGACCGGCTCGCGATGTCAGCGCAGCTGGCCGGCGCGCACGCCACGCTGGCCGATGCGGCGCTGATGCCCTTCGTGCGCCAGTTCGCGATGGTCGACCAAGTCTGGTTCGACCCGCAGCCTTGGCCGCGCCTGCAGGCCTGGCTCACGGGCTGGACCGCGTCGGAGCTGTTCACGCGCGTCATGACCAAGTACGTGCCCTGGCAGCCGGGTGAGCCAGCGGCGGACTTTCCGCCCGCCTGA
- a CDS encoding PepSY domain-containing protein has translation MALLRRVWFQIHWFIGITAGSVLVVIGLSGATLSFRAEITDLLNPTPAASAAPALAPPALVARVQAEMPGRRIATVAVSTEPGRAARIGFAPPTGERRGETRFADPATGALLPEPVGEHFFEFVEELHRWLLLPRDDGKPITGSLAGLLLLLALSGLYLRWPRRPFAWRQWLRIDFALRGRAFLWNLHAVVGTVALLAYVVSTTTGMYWAFDGLRKVVDGAAGEGRVVRAERAPADAPPVTLDLARVWQAFVDTTGGDWALVTLRLPARNGAQVEANYLRTHPEHERARNRLYLHAATGETLRHERYADKPLAGRLVNSIYPLHMGTYWGLPGRIVMMFTSLGLALFAISGWMMYLGRRRTAKAVRAERARLDAVAVPATSGDAGQVLVAFASQTGHAERLALQTAGALQAAGVAAVVRPVSALSADALLHFRQVLWVASSFGEGDPPDSARAFARAFARQSGPGLRHLRYGLLALGDSHYATFCGFGRKLDHDLHNQGAQPMFPMIEVDGEDPVALARWHDALRETFGVRDAAWPASDAAPAPAFDAWRLDGRRLLNAGSQGDPLFEIELRRADGSDTVNWAPGALVEIVPRQMHDDGASAPAPRSYSVASIPSDGAVQLLVRQARHDNGLGVASGWLTVGAPMGAELALRLVANPGFALPDDARPCVFIGNGSGFAGLRALLRERARRGHGRNWLVFGERQAAHDGFGAEEVAAWQAGGLVARADFVYSRDQAQRVYVQDCLRDAAEALKQWVEEEGAIVFVCGSLEGMAPGVDAALTEVLGESGMDALIAEGRYRRDVY, from the coding sequence ATGGCCTTGCTGCGTCGCGTCTGGTTCCAGATCCATTGGTTCATCGGCATCACGGCGGGCAGCGTGCTGGTCGTCATCGGCCTGAGCGGCGCGACGCTGTCGTTCCGCGCCGAGATCACCGACCTGCTGAACCCGACCCCGGCGGCCTCGGCCGCACCCGCATTGGCACCGCCTGCGCTCGTCGCGCGCGTGCAGGCCGAGATGCCCGGGCGGCGCATCGCGACCGTGGCCGTGTCGACCGAGCCCGGGCGCGCCGCGCGCATTGGCTTCGCGCCGCCGACCGGCGAGCGGCGCGGCGAGACGCGCTTCGCCGATCCCGCCACCGGCGCGCTGCTGCCCGAGCCCGTGGGCGAGCATTTCTTCGAGTTCGTCGAGGAGTTGCACCGCTGGCTGCTGCTGCCGCGCGACGACGGCAAGCCCATCACCGGCTCGCTGGCCGGCCTGTTGCTGCTGCTTGCGTTGTCGGGCCTGTACCTGCGTTGGCCGCGCCGCCCCTTCGCGTGGCGCCAGTGGCTGCGCATCGACTTCGCGCTGCGCGGCCGTGCCTTCCTGTGGAACCTGCATGCCGTGGTCGGCACCGTCGCGCTGCTGGCGTACGTGGTGTCGACCACCACCGGCATGTACTGGGCCTTCGACGGGCTGCGCAAGGTGGTCGACGGCGCGGCGGGCGAGGGCCGCGTGGTGCGCGCGGAGCGTGCACCGGCCGATGCCCCCCCGGTGACGCTCGACCTGGCGCGCGTCTGGCAAGCGTTCGTCGACACCACGGGCGGCGACTGGGCCCTGGTCACGCTGCGGCTGCCGGCGCGCAACGGGGCGCAGGTCGAGGCCAACTACCTGCGCACGCACCCCGAGCACGAGCGCGCACGCAACCGCCTGTACCTGCACGCCGCGACCGGCGAGACGCTGCGCCACGAACGCTACGCCGACAAACCGCTCGCCGGCCGTCTCGTGAACAGCATCTACCCGCTGCACATGGGCACCTACTGGGGCCTGCCGGGGCGCATCGTGATGATGTTCACCAGTCTGGGGCTCGCGCTCTTCGCAATCAGCGGCTGGATGATGTATCTCGGCCGCCGCCGCACCGCGAAGGCCGTGCGCGCCGAACGTGCGCGGCTCGATGCGGTTGCCGTGCCCGCCACCTCGGGTGATGCGGGGCAGGTGCTGGTCGCCTTCGCGAGCCAGACCGGCCATGCCGAGCGCCTCGCGCTGCAGACGGCCGGTGCGCTGCAGGCCGCCGGTGTCGCGGCGGTGGTGCGGCCTGTGTCCGCACTGAGTGCCGATGCGCTGTTGCATTTCCGGCAGGTGCTGTGGGTCGCGAGCAGCTTCGGCGAGGGCGATCCGCCCGACAGCGCGCGCGCCTTTGCCCGTGCGTTCGCGCGGCAGAGCGGTCCGGGTCTGCGCCACCTGCGCTACGGCTTGCTCGCGCTCGGCGACAGCCACTACGCGACCTTCTGCGGCTTCGGCCGCAAGCTCGATCACGACCTGCACAACCAGGGCGCGCAGCCGATGTTCCCGATGATCGAAGTGGACGGCGAAGACCCGGTGGCGCTCGCGCGTTGGCACGACGCGCTGCGCGAGACCTTCGGCGTGCGCGATGCGGCGTGGCCTGCATCCGACGCAGCACCCGCACCGGCCTTCGACGCCTGGCGGCTCGACGGCCGCCGCCTGCTCAACGCGGGCAGCCAGGGCGACCCGCTGTTCGAGATCGAACTGCGGCGCGCCGATGGCAGCGACACGGTGAACTGGGCGCCCGGCGCATTGGTCGAGATCGTGCCGCGCCAGATGCACGACGACGGCGCCTCGGCGCCCGCGCCGCGCAGCTACTCGGTCGCGTCGATTCCGTCCGACGGCGCCGTCCAGTTGCTGGTGCGGCAGGCGCGGCACGACAACGGCCTGGGCGTGGCCTCGGGCTGGCTCACGGTCGGCGCGCCGATGGGCGCGGAACTCGCGCTGCGCCTCGTCGCCAACCCGGGCTTCGCGCTGCCCGACGATGCGCGGCCCTGCGTCTTCATCGGCAACGGCTCAGGCTTTGCGGGCCTGCGCGCGCTGCTGCGCGAGCGTGCTCGCCGCGGGCATGGCCGCAACTGGCTGGTGTTCGGCGAACGGCAGGCGGCGCACGACGGCTTCGGTGCGGAGGAAGTCGCGGCATGGCAAGCCGGCGGCCTCGTGGCGCGCGCCGACTTCGTCTACTCGCGCGACCAGGCGCAGCGCGTGTACGTGCAGGACTGCCTGCGCGACGCCGCCGAAGCGCTGAAGCAGTGGGTGGAGGAAGAGGGCGCGATCGTCTTCGTGTGCGGCAGCCTGGAAGGCATGGCGCCGGGCGTGGACGCGGCGCTCACCGAGGTGCTGGGCGAGAGCGGCATGGACGCACTCATCGCCGAAGGGCGCTACCGCCGCGACGTGTACTGA
- a CDS encoding TonB-dependent siderophore receptor has protein sequence MKRVCVSLALAAVQAAQAQSVPASAAEASELSTVNVEASRANGFLAETVEAGTFRGASVMDVPATVNTVTREVIELQGATGVYDVLRNTAGVTRQQNGGDTFDQLVIRGIAVENRTNYRLNGALAIPNVSEIPMENKERVEVLKGASALYYGFTTPAGVINFVTKRAGRTPVTSLGMSVDNQGGLQGQVDIGRQFGENDQFGLRLNAAGGQLGSTIDGVDGNRTFVSAALDWRVNRRLTLKADIEHYRKRITEQAGIARLAAVNGVIALPALPDPHKLLAPPWAEFEAEVTNTQLRADYALSDQWALSVEAGHSEAERDRRLAQFGNYNVRTGIGRLTGNVQYLEQRSDLLRTELFGTFATGALQHELTLGAARSDKTQAPVFQRNYGGATTLQNLYNPVPIGALALSAMPSRPTSGAQDSEELGLYALDRITFSPQWQLVAGLRHTRYQSWQGASATLPALDYSVRKTTPLAALSYKFTPDLMAYVSYSQGVEEGEVAPAGTANQNTRMPPGVSRQKEVGLRWLTGSGTLLSGALFDIERPGAYTDSANTFVASGRQRYRGFEVSAQGRLTPTLAWQLSGQWLDAEFRRINAQYDGKRPENTARTTASAFLSYDIAAVPGLSVNGGAYFTGRRPIDDLNQGFIGGATVFGLGARYVAQLMGKRTTFQLNIDNVGDKRYWSAAGTRLAVGTPRTIKALVKIDL, from the coding sequence ATGAAGAGAGTTTGTGTGAGCCTCGCGCTCGCCGCCGTGCAGGCTGCACAGGCGCAATCCGTGCCTGCGTCCGCTGCCGAAGCGAGTGAGTTGAGCACCGTCAACGTCGAAGCCTCGCGCGCCAACGGCTTCCTGGCCGAGACGGTCGAGGCGGGAACGTTCCGGGGCGCGTCGGTCATGGACGTGCCGGCCACGGTCAACACCGTGACGCGCGAGGTGATCGAGCTGCAGGGCGCCACCGGCGTGTACGACGTGCTGCGCAACACGGCCGGCGTGACGCGCCAGCAGAACGGCGGTGACACCTTCGACCAGCTCGTCATCCGCGGCATCGCCGTGGAGAACCGCACCAACTACCGGCTCAACGGCGCGCTCGCGATTCCCAACGTGTCCGAGATTCCGATGGAGAACAAGGAGCGCGTCGAGGTGCTCAAGGGCGCGTCGGCGCTGTACTACGGCTTCACCACGCCGGCGGGGGTCATCAACTTCGTCACCAAGCGCGCGGGGCGCACGCCCGTCACCTCGCTCGGGATGAGCGTCGACAACCAGGGCGGGCTGCAGGGGCAGGTCGACATCGGCCGCCAGTTCGGCGAGAACGACCAGTTCGGCCTGCGCCTGAACGCGGCCGGCGGCCAGCTGGGCTCGACGATCGATGGTGTCGACGGCAACCGCACCTTCGTCTCGGCCGCACTCGACTGGCGTGTGAACCGGCGGCTCACGCTCAAGGCCGACATCGAGCACTACCGCAAGCGCATCACCGAGCAGGCCGGCATCGCACGGCTCGCGGCCGTGAACGGCGTCATCGCGCTGCCGGCGCTGCCCGATCCGCACAAGCTGCTGGCGCCGCCTTGGGCCGAGTTCGAGGCCGAGGTCACCAACACCCAGCTGCGTGCCGACTACGCCTTGAGCGACCAGTGGGCGCTCAGCGTGGAAGCCGGCCATTCCGAGGCCGAGCGCGACCGGCGCCTGGCGCAGTTCGGCAACTACAACGTGCGCACCGGCATTGGCCGTCTCACGGGCAACGTGCAGTACCTGGAACAGCGTTCCGACCTGCTGCGCACCGAGCTGTTCGGCACCTTCGCCACCGGCGCGCTGCAGCACGAGCTGACGCTCGGCGCGGCGCGCAGCGACAAGACGCAGGCGCCCGTCTTCCAGCGCAACTACGGCGGCGCGACCACGCTGCAGAATCTCTACAACCCCGTGCCCATCGGCGCGCTGGCATTGAGCGCGATGCCCTCGCGGCCCACTTCGGGCGCGCAAGACAGCGAAGAGCTGGGCCTGTATGCGCTCGACCGCATCACCTTCTCGCCGCAGTGGCAGCTGGTGGCCGGCCTGCGCCACACGCGCTACCAGAGCTGGCAGGGCGCGAGCGCCACGCTGCCTGCTCTCGACTACAGCGTGCGCAAGACCACGCCGCTGGCGGCGCTGAGCTACAAGTTCACGCCCGACCTCATGGCCTACGTGTCGTACTCGCAGGGTGTGGAAGAGGGCGAAGTCGCGCCGGCGGGCACGGCCAACCAGAACACGCGCATGCCGCCGGGCGTGAGCCGGCAGAAGGAAGTCGGCCTGCGCTGGCTGACCGGCAGCGGCACGCTGCTCTCGGGCGCGCTGTTCGATATCGAGCGGCCCGGCGCCTACACCGACAGCGCCAACACCTTCGTGGCCAGCGGGCGCCAGCGCTACCGCGGCTTCGAGGTGTCGGCGCAGGGGCGGCTCACGCCCACGCTGGCGTGGCAGCTCTCGGGCCAGTGGCTCGACGCCGAATTCCGCCGCATCAACGCGCAGTACGACGGCAAGCGGCCCGAGAACACGGCGCGCACCACGGCGAGCGCCTTTCTCTCGTACGACATCGCGGCGGTGCCGGGGCTGTCGGTCAACGGCGGTGCGTACTTCACGGGACGCCGCCCCATCGACGACCTGAACCAGGGCTTCATCGGCGGTGCGACGGTCTTCGGCCTCGGCGCGCGCTACGTGGCGCAGCTCATGGGCAAGCGCACCACCTTTCAGCTGAACATCGACAACGTGGGCGACAAGCGCTACTGGTCGGCGGCCGGCACGCGGCTGGCGGTGGGCACGCCGCGTACGATCAAGGCCCTGGTCAAGATCGATCTTTGA